One genomic window of Misgurnus anguillicaudatus chromosome 12, ASM2758022v2, whole genome shotgun sequence includes the following:
- the msantd2 gene encoding myb/SANT-like DNA-binding domain-containing protein 2, whose amino-acid sequence MAAPSNAELSPDLSLPLKIPKTEVPSPKSEDLSDSNQYHSDPSTPNRFSPLNVGVPLCGGAGRSGSASASSFIACRGMSWTPSETNALIAVWGNERLAEARMQQLEVAGTVFSGKAPGPAMYERVSRSLSELGYDRTPSQCRERMKTLRRCYSRVKEHGIGKRKSSYSIEQLEKVFGQGGWDSQTCQPVLINSSGLYQEMESDGSTMEDYSHEDWCNQDLSTAFNGGDIETEENQLPKTRVFQIRLESSEQAQRQEVMQNVMRILESVEVKWEHFQTWTDFSRLHLSNKLAIFGVGYNTRWREEIRYHYAEISSQVPLGKRLREYFNPEKAEGRVIMTKVQKMNWKNVYYKFLDITISEARCLELHMDVDWIPIAHTKAAGSSNGSQYLLPGGIPKTYGLYAIGYEETCVSNSTNTEDKSSSSSQEDEEVVDYCDGEKKGERTSAKVTYCYLGLAEEKTLQQCLFQHFQNSGKHYSRGEPSAITTFLQKNFSSQDREGNQAGLPIYIKFIEVELDFLSAGSLIECLETAIGYSLKFNKKEAL is encoded by the exons ATGGCGGCGCCCAGTAACGCCGAGCTTTCTCCCGATCTGTCACTGCCGCTCAAGATTCCCAAAACCGAGGTTCCCTCTCCAAAATCCGAGGATTTGAGTGACAGCAACCAATACCATTCGGACCCCTCCACCCCTAACAGATTCTCACCCCTGAACGTCGGGGTTCCGCTCTGCGGGGGCGCAGGCCGAAGTGGATCGGCCTCTGCTTCCAGCTTCATCGCCTGCCGAGGCATGTCGTGGACGCCGTCCGAAACGAACGCGCTCATCGCCGTGTGGGGCAATGAGAGGCTGGCGGAGGCGCGGATGCAACAGCTGGAGGTGGCCGGAACAGTGTTTTCTGGCAAGGCGCCGGGTCCGGCGATGTACGAGCGGGTGTCCAGATCGCTGTCAGAGCTGGGTTATGATAGGACCCCATCCCAGTGTCGAGAGAGGATGAAG ACACTGAGACGGTGTTACAGTCGGGTGAAGGAGCACGGCATCGGGAAGAGGAAGAGCAGTTACTCCATCGAGCAGCTGGAGAAGGTGTTCGGACAGGGCGGCTGGGACTCCCAGACCTGTCAGCCTGTGTTGATCAATAGCAGCGGCCTGTATCAGGAGATGGAATCAGATGGCAGCACGATGGAGGATTACTCTCATGAAGACTGGTGCAATCAGGACCTTTCTACTGCCTTCAATGGAGGAGACATAGAGACAG AGGAGAACCAGCTTCCAAAGACCCGAGTTTTTCAGATAAGACTGGAGTCATCTGAGCAGGCCCA ACGACAAGAAGTAATGCAGAACGTTATGCGTATCTTGGAGTCAGTAGAGGTCAAGTGGGAGCACTTCCAGACATGGACCGATTTCTCCCGTCTCCACCTGTCGAATAAGCTGGCCATCTTCGGAGTGGGCTACAACACGAGGTGGCGAGAGGAGATCCGCTACCACTACGCAGAGATAAGCTCCCAGGTGCCACTGGGAAAACGTCTACGGGAATACTTCAACCCTGAGAAGGCAGAGGGCAGGGTTATCATGACAAAGGTGCAGAAGATGAACTGGAAAAATGTGTATTATAAATTTCTTGACATAACTATTAGTGAAGCTCGCTGTTTGGAACTGCATATGGATGTTGATTGGATACCTATTGCACATACGAAGGCTGCAGGTTCCAGTAACGGTTCCCAGTACCTCTTGCCGGGGGGCATCCCAAAGACATATGGCTTATATGCGATAGGCTACGAGGAGACGTGCGTGTCCAATTCGACTAACACAGAGGACAAATCCTCCTCCTCCTCACAGGAGGACGAGGAGGTGGTGGACTATTGTGACGGTGAGAAAAAAGGTGAGAGAACGTCAGCCAAAGTCACTTATTGTTACCTCGGCCTTGCAGAGGAGAAGACACTACAGCAATGTCTGTTTCAGCACTTTCAGAATTCTGGGAAACACTACAGTCGGGGAGAGCCTTCAGCCATAACCACATTCCTGCAGAAAAACTTTTCCAGCCAGGACAGGGAAGGTAACCAAGCTGGATTACCCATCTACATAAAGTTTATCGAGGTGGAGCTGGACTTCCTCTCGGCCGGATCTTTAATTGAATGTTTAGAGACTGCGATTGGTTATTCGTTAAAATTCAACAAGAAGGAAGCACTGTAA